The Aphis gossypii isolate Hap1 unplaced genomic scaffold, ASM2018417v2 Contig00341, whole genome shotgun sequence genome segment gaaattggagcattatttcgactagttatgctgtacacagacacaaaaaaaaaaaaaaaaaaaaaaaaaaaaaaacatacatcattgtaaaatcaatacattcttcactccgttcagaatctaaaataaaggATCAAGAAAAAAACTGATGAAAACGCAATCTAACATACCACTTACATCTAgagacattataaaatacgttgtAAAGTTTAATATCAGTCATTTCCGAGGAGTCTTTTCGCGTAACGACTTACCTAAAAAACCACCAACAATTGAATGTGGTATTTTAAACTTAGACGTATCTTCAGGTGACGGAAGTCATTGGGTagcgttttataaaattaaagataaagttGTATAATTTGATAGCTCCGGTGATTTACCTCCGCcgattgaattataaaaatattttaaggccCGGTTTTTCAATCACCAAACTATTCGTTAAATAACTATTCGTTGAATAAACCTATTCAGCAAATAAACttccaaataaaacaaaaaaattatgacaactgtttttcaatttaaatttattatccgAATAGTTATTCGGAGAATAAAACTAATCagtagataataatgataatatgtattaggAGTTGTGCATTGTGGAACAAGTTGAAGAGTTCTGATCCATTGTAATTGGTTGAAATATCTCATCAGTGATAAGACAATATTATCAAAGAAAaatctgtatatttttattataaacaataaactcaTTATGTCgtcaaataaaagaaatagggCAACTAACTTTTCCTTTGAGGAAAaagaactattattaaaatatgcaattgaaaataaatctgtACTGGAAAATAAAGTGTCCAACTCTGTGTCCTGGAAGGACAAAAACCAGTGCTGGTTAAAAATTAGTGAAGCATACAATTCAACCACATCAGGCTGTGTaagttctaaataaaaatttaataatcttcaataaatattaattagatatacattttttttataaataacagcCCAGAGATGCTACAAGCTtgagattaaaatatgaagGATTGAAAAGATTATTGAGAGGaagtaaaagtaatttatttaagactGGAGGTGGCCCTCATGAAAATGATTATACTTGCTCAAGTGaattagaaaaacaattatacaacataatacaattgtcGGTTGAAGGGTTGCCTTCAAAATTCGATAGTGATGCTGGTCAGTCACTTTTTAttgccaaaatatttttataatatgtattatataatttaataattattaaattgacttTTAAGTAGTTAACATAAGTAATATTGATGAAGAACATGAagttgaaaatgaaataatagatGAATCTGCTGTTGATATGTTTGCTcaatatgattttgtttttgataacaataatgaagATCTTTCAACTATTATAGTTGACCAGTCAGAtaaaggtattttaatttcttataaagttaactatattaaatgttaaacaatattaaatgttacttattaaaatctcATCTGATTTGAGGTATGGAAAAAGAACCAACTGTTGAAAAGAATTGGGCTCCAATTGattctacaaaattattaaaatcaactgGAAAGCATCAAAAACTTAATACGAGTAAATACTAAagctttaaaatgaaaaaaaaaattagtttttaatatagcattattaacctatattgttgtaatgaataatttaaactttcagctggtaatttaaaaagaaaaaaccatTCACAAGCTTCAGTGAGTGAAAAGTTTACATTGTtggcagaaaaaaaaatggaattaattgAAATGCAAAAATCAATGTTGACAATAGAATTAGaatttctaaaaaacaaacatgctcttgaattacaattattggAATTGGACGTAtcattaaaaaagcaaaagttGGATAATGACaggaaataatagaaatagtttattgttgtttatttaaatttaaatgtaaatattgtttaaaatcctGATGAGATTACCAGGTAAaagtgataaatttattttaaaacataaaagttaCTACTAATACTAAGTACCTATTAGTTGtaagttgttataaatatatgttcttcatttattattttgttttattatatatgtttattttaattttgttttaaatttaaaaattataacacatatattaaagataaaaatattgttaagaactattaatttttaaattatacattgttaatttggtttttactgaatacaattttacacagtgaagttacatttttaacagtaaCTACAAATGTGCAAAGTAATCAACCACTAATTGTTGTCTTGCATTTCCTTCTTCGATCACttcttctattatatttatattttcattttctggtaaaaataaatctaacaaTTCTGGTGGATCTAGATCATTGTTGTCACAAGCAATGTTGTGTAAAACACAGCAAGCAACAATAACTGCCTGAGTTGTTTCTAACTTTAACCGTAATCCTAAAGATAATACTGGAAATCTGCGTTTTAGAACTCCATATGACCTTTCTACAGGATTTCTAGTTCTTATAATTGATTCGTTGTACAGCTGTTCAATGCGATTTTGAGGATTAATGAAAGGTGTGACAATGTGACGAGAATTAGCATAACCACTGTCTGCTACAATCAAACCATTTCCCCATTTGCCACTGATTAATTGGGTATATacctttgattttttaaatattgtttgatcaTGGCAAGACCCGGGCCAACGAGCTACAATatccataatttttaagttaggACAAGCAATAGTTTGgacatttaatgaaaaatatcctTTTCTATTTCTGAAGTATTCAGCATTATCTCCAcctatataaacatttcatttttatttatttattatttatatattttatatttatttatatacttatttttaaatacctatatacattcagttccacattattttaaattgcttattacttattaggtaaTAGAAGgggaaaatatcaattaatttacaacactcccaaaacatattataaaagattgcccttataatatactaatattttattacctggattttgtatttttacatgAGTGCAATCAATAGCACCAATAACTCTAGGGAATTTAGCGATATCATAAAAACGGTTctgtaatgtatttatttctaattctgTGTCTGGCATTTTTATGAACCGTGGCAGCAGTCTTGCTAATGCAACACTGACATCACGAACAATTAATGATGATGTAGTTTTGCTTACTCCCAAAAAATCTCCAGCAGTTATTAGAAAATTTCCAGTAGCATAAAATCGTAGAGTTAAAAGCAGTTTGTTTATGGATGTTACGGCatgatttctaa includes the following:
- the LOC126553841 gene encoding uncharacterized protein LOC126553841; translated protein: MSSNKRNRATNFSFEEKELLLKYAIENKSVLENKVSNSVSWKDKNQCWLKISEAYNSTTSGCPRDATSLRLKYEGLKRLLRGSKSNLFKTGGGPHENDYTCSSELEKQLYNIIQLSVEGLPSKFDSDAVVNISNIDEEHEVENEIIDESAVDMFAQYDFVFDNNNEDLSTIIVDQSDKGMEKEPTVEKNWAPIDSTKLLKSTGKHQKLNTKKKMELIEMQKSMLTIELEFLKNKHALELQLLELDVSLKKQKLDNDRK
- the LOC126553842 gene encoding putative nuclease HARBI1, producing MMELLVLPVLDIIEDDDVEIVEFLNYQRRTYTIRVRINHMEFWDDQDFKVRFRISKEVVIEVLGYINEQISSQSYRNHAVTSINKLLLTLRFYATGNFLITAGDFLGVSKTTSSLIVRDVSVALARLLPRFIKMPDTELEINTLQNRFYDIAKFPRVIGAIDCTHVKIQNPGGDNAEYFRNRKGYFSLNVQTIACPNLKIMDIVARWPGSCHDQTIFKKSKVYTQLISGKWGNGLIVADSGYANSRHIVTPFINPQNRIEQLYNESIIRTRNPVERSYGVLKRRFPVLSLGLRLKLETTQAVIVACCVLHNIACDNNDLDPPELLDLFLPENENINIIEEVIEEGNARQQLVVDYFAHL